The Arachis ipaensis cultivar K30076 chromosome B10, Araip1.1, whole genome shotgun sequence DNA window TCTACACACAAAAAAAAAGGAGGATATAATCAGAGAAAGAGTTCTTACTCAAATATTCATAAGCTAATATCATTGAAGTACCCCATGCTGACATGCTGAAAAATCTTGGGCCCAAGCCTCTATATAGACCTTTCCAACCATCCTCACTGATTAAGTCTCTCACAACTTGTTTTACAGAGGTGGTCTTTTCATGTCCCATAACCTGGATTGCAGGTTATTTGGTCAGAAAAAATTAAGTAGACAGTGGCTGGCTAAATAAGTAATGATCATACTCTTCTAAAATTATTCCTGTTTTAGTTACTATTTTTAGAATGAGAACATTTACCAAAACCAAAATATGCTGGAGTAAACCATGCAGTACAACTTTTGCATCCATAATCACACTACAAGCTAATCAAGATTTCAGCAAAAACATGCAAGGATATGGAAAGAGAGGAAACAGAAAAAAGGCAANGATCTAAGGAGAGGTGAATATAACTCATTGCAGTAGTACCAATAATGAAGTGATCAAATGTTTTCCAACATGAAAACCAGAAGACAAAACCCAAAAAGTGCAAAGAGTTAATGCTGCACTACTGTGATCACCACAGAATAACAAAATCAAGAGAAAGAAACATTGTCGACAAGTTATGAACACCTGTAACCGTGTCTTTATGGTATCCAATGGGGTTGTAATGCAGGATGCAGTTGCACCAGCAATGATCCCTCCAGTAGCCTGAACTAATACAATCTTCGGCACACTAGGAGTGCCTTCCTCATGTTCAGCACTATGTCCCAAGGCTCTGCATAAACAGAACGTATATGAGCTGTTTTAGAAATCCATATATATGGGCTATCTTCTATCTACGTTTTAATAGTGGTATATGAACCATGAACATATGGCATTCATGGTACAGTAGCCTAACAGTTCAAATTCAACTTTGAAAGGAAAATATGAGGTTCAGTAGATGAGAGTCTAGGGGTAGCTTTTTCGTAtcaatttattattgttattgtataaaaataaaatgtatagGTAATACAACAGTTATTTGGCATCTGAACTTAAAGAATATGCATTACCATGTCTCACCTCCATATGAACCGTTGGCTTGAACCATAACTTGCCCACCATACAGCGCTGGATGGCGAATAAGTCATAACAGATAGACCAAACCCTCTATATAATCCCCTGATGCCATCAGCCCTTAACACCTTACGAACAACATCTAGACCCCCACTATATCGGGTATGCCCTGAGTATCCTTGCACCATCAACTTTTGGCTAATCTAAATATAATTCATTGTAAAAGTTTAACATTTAGAATTATAACCTTTTAATATAAAAGAAACGTTTGATCAATAACAAAGCTTAAAGGATGTAAACACAAGTTTAAAATAATTTCCCTCATTTATTTTAGCATTTCATTATCAGTTGACACACTTCAAAAGAAGCATAAGCAGAACACGATAACGGAGACACAATAAACTAAAAACACATGCGTTTACTTTAAATCTTGCAAGATTCTCCAATAGAATACACTGCAACCCTGTAGACAAACCACTAGACCGCAAAACCTTTCTTTCAATCAAAACTGAGAGTACAGAATATATTATGTTTCActttgaaataaaaatcctaGCAGAATGTTTGAAATAACAAGGAAGAACGATGTGTGATAAAACACTTTTAGAGCCATAATCAAATTGAATTGCGCCAAATGTTAAAGAACATGAGAATATGTTCCAATTTCCAAATCAATCAGAATAAATATTTTACTTCAGGTATTTAAACACAGAAAATCATGCTCAGCAGTTCAGGTTTAGAATATCATTCATACCACATCAATTGGTACAAACACAGCTTGTGACAAAAGCGATGATGTCATGCCCGCAACCCCATTCGCTATAGCAGCTTGGGTAGTCTCAGACAGTGTAAGGGGCTCAAGCATCTTGAAGGCAGCCACCTTCGTGGTTTCTAATGTAGTGAGAAATATGATCCTGGCAGGAATTGTTCCGGTGATAACTGTGCCGAACCCTTTATACAAACCAAGAATGCAATCAATTTTAAGTAGCCCTTTCACTACAGAAAATGCATTCCTCTCCACAGTATCCCTTGAAGCAACCTGCATCCTAGTTTTCACAACAGAAACCGGGTAGAGAGCCACCGTAACACCCGTAAAGAGGCCAGCACCAACAACATAGAACTTCGTTTTATCTAGCCTATAgcattaaatgaacataaaataaggatacaGAGATTCTATATGTAAATTCAATCATCATCCACAAAATATATTATCAGTTAAGAGTTAAGACTCAAATGAAATATATCACCACTCTTCACGAGAATCTAGGTTCCAAAATTGTTAACATTGAGAGAATTTACAAAAGAAATGGAAAATCCCCAATAGAGAAACGAGAAATTATATAAACAGCCAGGATGAAACATCTATTCTTGAATCTTGAATCCAATCAATGCAAGGAATTATCCTCACTGCTTAAAATCAAGCGTACGGAAAAGAACATTCAGGCTTTGAGCTTCTAAGCATTACCAGAGTTTTCAAGAGTTACTACTACACTCCCTATAACTTTGCCAAATGCTAATGCATAACGAAACAGTTCCTTGAAGGACTACGCCAAACAGTTCACGGAACCACAGAATAGAAAAGGTTACAAAATAGCACAAAGAACAGAAGCAAGAAATcgaagtaaaagaaaaagaaaaaacctaAATCCGAAATGAAAGGAACAGAGGAAACGGAAAGTAGAGAAGAAAGGGAGAAGCAAAATACTTGTCCCAGTTAATCTCAGTGTGACCGAAGGAGTTGGTGGAGCCGCGAGCATTGGAAGCGGCCATTGGTGAGAAGAGTGAGGCCAAGAGAGCAAGAAGAAGAGTTCTTGTGTTTGATCGCTTGATGGAGCTGAATTAGAATATCCCGCAGCGAAGGCAAAGAAGAAGAGTAAGAATAAGAAAGACTGAAAGAGCATGAACCGTGGACTGCACACCCTTTTATATGGGAGAATATGCCACCTCTGCTCACTTCTTGCAGCCAAGCAAGCAAACCACCGCTACCCACGAACCGAAAAATAATTattctctttatttcttttttttttcttccgctTTTTGCTGAGTTTTTGTCTTAAATTAAGTTTAGGATTTTAGTGCATAATTATTATTTGGACTTTTTGGAGACTGTAAAATGTAAATTCTGCACTGTAACGAATTATGTCGGACAAAAGTTATTTATGTATGTTTTAGATATATTTGGCTTTTAAAGTTAATCATAATAGACTTAGGTTCCGTTTGGAAAACactaaaaagttatttttttcaacttttgacttataaaaagttacattaatgtgtttggtacaattttttagataaatttttaacttttcaaaAGGTTATttaagagtttttgaagaagttaaaaaatgtaacttcttctattttcaaaagctattttatcactcTTATTTAATGCACAACTTTAAAACAAGAATTCTATAATAACTATCCAAactcaaaataacttatttaaaagttattattaataaaagtccttatattttaagttcctttttcaaaagaacttatttaagaagTTTAGCCAAAGTGACCCTTAAATANNNNNNNNNNNNNNNNNNNNNNNNNNNNNNNNNNNNNNNNNNNNNNNNNNNNNNNNNNNNNNNNNNNNNNNNNNNNNNNNNNNNNNNNNNATAATTTCAGTAAAAAATATATTTCTAATAGTGTCTTTAACAGAGTCGTTCATTAATGAGATTTGAAGAGAATTGAAAggtagagaagaaaataaaagtgaGGTAGTACCGTagtagaaaagagaaaagaaaatcatTGAGTTAGTTCCTGACAAAGAACAAATTAGTTCCTGACAAAGTAAAGCAACACATTAACATTAGATTTTTAGAAAATGATAAATTAATCCTAGATTTTTCTATAAAATAGTATGGAGATAATTAAATTATCTATACTTTAAAgagataaaaatttgatttgctttttttttttctatagagATTAGTTTATCAATAATTCTAGACAATTAAccattttatgtaattaaattcaattaatttataagtcaccaaaaaaaattcaattaatttataatacatacatactttttttttcattcattttttttcccATTCTGTtcctcattttttctttctttttgagtttattttttttctttcttatttctcttttttttttcctcctctattattattattatcgtaATCATCATTAGCAtggtttttatcttcttcttatacgtttttttttatttttatttatcttctttgtttatttatttatttgtgtatttctaaaaattttataaaagaaaagaataataaagacaaacaaaatacaaaaaatgatgataatgataatgataatgataataatgatgatgatgaataacctcaaaattttttatataaaacccataaatgaaataaaaatggCATCGAAATttgttatataaaatataaaaattttactaTGAtaacacaaaatttaaatttatcttCATGCCATATTATAAGATAGGTTGTTATGTAAGACTTAAAAATATAGAATTtaagtttaaaataattttatttagatACAATCTTCCATTTTTAAAATAATGAGAAGATATAGAAAAAAATTTGTATGAAtaacaaaatagaagaagaagatgatattgggaaaaaagaaaaaaagataaaatatgaaaaaaaagtaGATCAATAAGTTATATTATGAGCAATTACGGTGTTATGATTGAGaaattttaatgatatttttaaaaaatttcgatGCTATTTTTGTTTCTGATAACTTTTAATTAGTTAACAAATTTTTGTGTCACTATTAAAACTTTTGGTGTCACAATTAAAAAGTTTATTTTGTCAAGTTAAAAAATGTCgatcttatttttctaataaatgatgcacaattaaaattttctttctcttctttattattgtcatcatcttttttttctttttatttcactttctcatttttttgtttttattctttttaaaagaataaaaacaaaaaaataaaaaaaataaaacaaaaaaatgttGCAAAAATATaataggaaaagaaaaaaaaaacagcaaaaaaGGCAAAAACATCAAAAGtagaaaaacaataaagaaaaaagaacacatgaagaaaaaaaagtacatgATTTACACATAATTAtgtgaattatttttattaagtttgagctaattttatttgatttaattgaCAAAAATGCTTAAATGTATAGCGAAATTCTTAATTTNNNNNNNNNNNNNNNNNNNNNNNNNNNNNNNNNNNNNNNNNNNNNNNNNNNNNNNNNNNNNNNNNNNNNNNNNNNNNNNNNNNNNNNNNNNNNNNNNNNNNNNNNNNNNNNNNNNNNNNNNNNNNNNNNNNNNNNNNNNNNNNNNNNNNNNNNNNNNNNNNNNNNNNNNNNNNNNNNNNNNNNNNNNNNNNNNNNNNNNNNNNNNNNNNNNNNNNNNNNNNNNNNNNNNNNNNNNNNNNNNNNNNNNNNNNNNNNNNNNNNNNNNNNNNNNNNNNNNNNNNNNNNNNNNNNNNNNNNNNNNNNNNNNNNNNNNNNNNNNNNNNNNNNNNNNNNNNNNNNNNNNNNNNNNNNNNNNNNNNNNNNNNNNNNNNNNNNNNNNNNNNNNNNNNNNNNNNNNNNNNNNNNNNNNNNNNNNNNNNNNNNNNNNNNNNNNNNNNNNNNNNNNNNNNNNNNNNNNNNNNNNNNNNNNNNNNNNNNNNNNNNNNNNNNNNNNNNNNNNNNNNNNNNNNNNNNNNNNNNNNNNNNNNNNNNNNNNNNNNNNNNNNNNNNNNNNNNNNNNNNNNNNNNNNNNNNNNNNNNNNNNNNNNNNNNNNNNNNNNNNNNNNNNNNNNNNNNNNNNNNNNNNNNNNNNNNNNNNNNNNNNNNNNNNNNNNNNNNNNNNNNNNNNNTATTTACCGAATTTCAACTACACATAATGGCTGCACTTTGAGTCGTTGCCTTATTTTAGATGTGGCATTATCCCCATCATTTCCATCTTACACAGTTACACATACATTGCTAATTTCAAGCATTTCAATTGCAGTAAGAAGATGTTCTTGATGCGTCTCAGCAGTCTCTTGCAGTATCAATGCAAACTCCAAACACCAAACAATTTCATCCATGGAAGGTCGTTGG harbors:
- the LOC107624387 gene encoding solute carrier family 25 member 44-like; its protein translation is MAASNARGSTNSFGHTEINWDKLDKTKFYVVGAGLFTGVTVALYPVSVVKTRMQVASRDTVERNAFSVVKGLLKIDCILGLYKGFGTVITGTIPARIIFLTTLETTKVAAFKMLEPLTLSETTQAAIANGVAGMTSSLLSQAVFVPIDVISQKLMVQGYSGHTRYSGGLDVVRKVLRADGIRGLYRGFGLSVMTYSPSSAVWWASYGSSQRFIWRALGHSAEHEEGTPSVPKIVLVQATGGIIAGATASCITTPLDTIKTRLQVMGHEKTTSVKQVVRDLISEDGWKGLYRGLGPRFFSMSAWGTSMILAYEYLKRLCAKDE